One genomic window of Conexivisphaerales archaeon includes the following:
- the kae1 gene encoding KEOPS complex N(6)-L-threonylcarbamoyladenine synthase Kae1, whose amino-acid sequence MHSKRLLFLGIESTAHTFGAAVVASDGRIMSDVRQVYRGTNGSGIHPAEASHHHAKYAPHVVNEALKKANVKMKDITAISYSAGPGLGPCLRVGAVVARSLSSYFSKPLIPVNHAVGHIELGCLLTGATDPVCLLVSGGHTALLSSSRGRWRFFGETLDITIGQLLDQFGRALKLSSPCGAEVEKLAGKGSKYIQLPYTVKGNDMSFSGLLTSAKKLIGSNNVEDIAYSLQETAFSMLCEVTERALAFTEKKELLVVGGVAANRRLSIMLEEVCKRQGAKLFVPPIEYSGDCGSQIGWAGAKHYSQGFSVKPEEGFVRQKWRVDEVQIPWRS is encoded by the coding sequence ATGCATTCAAAGAGATTACTGTTCCTTGGCATAGAGAGCACTGCGCATACCTTTGGTGCTGCAGTTGTTGCTTCTGACGGAAGAATAATGTCTGATGTTAGGCAGGTGTACAGAGGAACAAACGGCTCAGGAATACATCCTGCCGAAGCTTCCCACCACCATGCGAAGTATGCTCCTCATGTAGTGAACGAAGCGCTGAAGAAGGCAAATGTGAAGATGAAGGATATAACAGCAATATCCTACTCTGCAGGTCCAGGGCTGGGGCCTTGTCTGAGGGTTGGGGCTGTTGTTGCGCGTTCTCTTTCTTCATATTTTTCTAAGCCGCTGATACCTGTAAACCATGCCGTAGGCCATATAGAGCTTGGCTGCCTGCTCACAGGCGCGACTGACCCTGTATGCCTGCTCGTATCAGGCGGACATACAGCACTTCTCTCCAGCAGCAGAGGAAGATGGAGGTTCTTTGGAGAGACCCTTGACATAACTATAGGCCAGCTTCTTGACCAGTTCGGGAGGGCGCTGAAGTTGTCAAGCCCCTGTGGGGCTGAGGTCGAAAAGCTTGCAGGTAAGGGCAGCAAATACATTCAGCTTCCCTATACAGTGAAGGGAAACGACATGTCGTTCTCAGGCCTGCTCACTTCTGCCAAGAAGCTGATAGGAAGCAATAATGTCGAGGACATTGCCTATTCACTGCAGGAGACTGCATTCTCTATGCTCTGCGAAGTTACAGAAAGGGCACTTGCGTTTACTGAGAAGAAGGAGCTTCTTGTTGTGGGAGGTGTGGCTGCGAACAGAAGGCTGTCCATCATGCTCGAAGAAGTGTGCAAAAGGCAGGGGGCGAAGCTGTTTGTCCCGCCGATTGAATATTCAGGAGACTGTGGCTCTCAGATCGGTTGGGCTGGAGCAAAGCATTACAGTCAGGGCTTCTCTGTCAAACCTGAAGAGGGCTTCGTCAGACAGAAGTGGAGGGTTGATGAGGTGCAGATACCATGGAGAAGCTGA
- a CDS encoding KEOPS complex kinase/ATPase Bud32 → MEKLIKKGAEAEIWLKEWMGRQAVFKVRKPRGYMIAELDEELRRQRTIKEARTLVEAKKVNVLTPTVYFVDMANSTIIMQYIRGDSLRLLLKDGGNVTKACRQLGEALASLHSAGIIHGDPTTSNFILRDGRLYALDFGLSIHSTDVEDKAVDIHLLKEILSADIPDRFKEVYSEVLESYVSRLGDAGKEVVERSKAIELRGRYARGQWG, encoded by the coding sequence ATGGAGAAGCTGATCAAGAAAGGGGCTGAGGCAGAGATATGGCTGAAGGAATGGATGGGCAGGCAAGCTGTATTCAAAGTTAGAAAGCCAAGGGGCTACATGATAGCGGAGCTTGACGAAGAGCTCAGAAGACAGAGGACGATAAAAGAAGCTAGGACACTCGTTGAAGCGAAAAAAGTGAATGTGCTGACTCCAACTGTGTACTTTGTTGACATGGCAAATTCTACAATTATAATGCAGTATATCAGAGGCGATAGCCTCAGGCTGTTGCTTAAGGATGGAGGGAATGTAACGAAGGCTTGCAGACAGCTTGGTGAAGCTCTCGCCTCCCTTCATTCTGCAGGGATAATCCATGGCGACCCGACTACAAGTAACTTCATACTGAGAGATGGAAGGCTGTATGCGCTTGATTTCGGGCTCTCAATCCATTCAACAGATGTAGAGGACAAGGCAGTGGATATTCATCTTCTGAAGGAGATTCTGTCAGCGGATATCCCTGACAGATTCAAAGAGGTGTATTCAGAGGTTCTGGAGAGCTACGTCAGCAGACTGGGCGATGCAGGTAAAGAAGTTGTGGAGAGGTCAAAGGCTATAGAGCTGAGGGGCAGGTATGCAAGGGGTCAGTGGGGTTAG
- a CDS encoding XTP/dITP diphosphatase: MGLAVLKLVFATSNNHKVKEAAFTLAPYGIQVLAKPMKGVEIQDDDVGEVARFSASFVPQNQNPFFVEDTGLYVNSLRGFPGPFSAYVFRTIGNEGLLKLLGEDRTAYFESAVALRIRDMVKVFKGRIDGRISYNVRGDKGFGFDPVFIPEGMEKTLGEMELEEKCSISHRARALRMMAEWLKENSEL, encoded by the coding sequence GTGGGGTTAGCTGTTTTGAAACTGGTCTTCGCAACGTCGAATAACCACAAGGTGAAGGAAGCAGCCTTCACCCTTGCCCCGTACGGAATACAGGTGCTGGCCAAACCGATGAAGGGAGTAGAGATTCAGGACGATGATGTTGGAGAGGTTGCCAGATTCTCTGCAAGTTTCGTACCCCAGAATCAAAACCCATTCTTCGTCGAGGATACAGGTTTGTATGTCAATTCGCTCAGGGGCTTCCCCGGGCCTTTTTCGGCATACGTCTTTCGGACCATAGGAAACGAGGGGCTGCTGAAGCTCTTGGGCGAAGACAGAACAGCATATTTTGAATCTGCTGTAGCTCTTAGAATTAGGGATATGGTAAAGGTCTTCAAGGGGAGAATCGACGGCAGAATCAGTTACAATGTCAGAGGCGACAAAGGGTTTGGCTTCGACCCTGTCTTCATCCCTGAAGGGATGGAGAAGACTCTTGGGGAGATGGAGCTTGAGGAGAAGTGCAGTATATCTCACAGGGCAAGGGCTCTAAGAATGATGGCTGAATGGCTGAAGGAGAACTCAGAGCTCTGA